Within Oceanivirga salmonicida, the genomic segment CTTCCTTTAAATTTTTATTTCCTTCTACTGTATCTTTTATTAATTCACTTCTAGAATCTTCATATTTATTATTTATTACTGCCCCATTTTTATCAACTGAAAAATCTTTAAATTTAGAGTGTGATACTCCTTTTTTAGTTGGTGTTGCTATATTTACTATTTTAGTACCATTTTTTTCTTTTAAATAGGCATCTGTATCTTTGTCTACTACTATATCTGCATGTAAAATTGTAACCAAAAAAAAGAACATTAATATTGGCAATAATTTCACTTTTTTCAACATGTCTTAAAACCTCCCATTTTTTATTTTTATATTTTAACGGTATATTTTTATCATATTTTTTTGAAAAATACAAGCACTTTTACAATATTTTTCTTTATTAGTTATATAATAAACATTTATTTATATATATTTCTTGTTCATTTTCTTCTGTAATTACCGTATTCCCACAATAATCAATAGAAATAAGTTTTGCTACATTTAAAAGATATTCTTCTATAAAATACTCTGCATCTATAATATTTTCTGGCATACCCTCAAAATCTGGCCAATTGGCTTTACCAGAATAAAGAGATAACCATTCTGCTCTAAATGCATTAGCATCTTCTATTGCTCTTATTAATTTCATTACATTATTTTCACTAAAATCATTCCATATTATTGGATTATTATCTATTCTATCTTTTTCATCATAATATACTTGAAATTCTTTTAGTAATTTTTTATATGGTAGTGGAAATTTAATATTATATAATAATTCTACTTTTTCTATTTCCTCATCAGTTAAGCCATCTAATAACTTAATATTTTTTTTTATTAATTCTTCTTTTAATGTCATGGTTAGTCTCCTTTAAATTTATAAAAACTATTCTTCTAAATAACTACTATAAATTGAAAATACTATTTTTACCTTATTAGAATCATAATATGGTTTTAATTCTTCATTCAATTTTATGTATAATTCTTTTTTTCTATATGCCTCTCTATACTCACTTTTTTTATCAATATTAATTATAAAAACAGGCATAAACATATTTTCATTAACTAATTTACTCCAATCTATATCTTCAAATTTTATTGGTGTTTTGAAACTTTTAAATAATTTTTCTTTAAAATCTTTTTCTTTTTGAGCATGTTCCCCATAATGTAAAAAACCATTTTTTTCTTCTATTTCCACACCATTATCTACTAATACTAATTCTTTATCATCAAATATATATGCTAATGAATTATAATATATTATGTCATATTCCTTACTATATTTATCTAATATATCTTTTATATTTTTTTCTTGTTCTCCAAAATAGTTTCTTGATTTAAATTTTTCTAAATAGGGTTCAAAGCTGCATTCTTTCATAAAATAATTATATGTCTCTGTATTTTTAAAATCTATTTTTTCAACAAAAAAAGTCTCATATTCACCTATATAGTTTCCATTTTTGTCTTTACATATTATTTTTTCGCTATCTTTTTCAAGAAAAGCACCTAGTTTAGATTCAAAATCAATATTTTCAGGGTTTAATATTATTCCTCTATATTTTTTCAAACTTCTTATTATTTGGGCTTTTCTACCAATTTTTTCAAATAAATTTATCTTTTCTCCAAATAATATTGATATATTCATGATGAATATTAAAATAGTCATATTTAAAATTATTTTCCATATTTTTTTCAACATTATTTTCTCCTATTTTATCTTTTATTTTATATATTTATACCTTGTTTTTTCAAAAATGTAAATCCTTTCAAATATTTTTGATATAAAAAAGTCGTTGCAATAAGTAGTTTAAACTACCTATATACAACAACTCATCAATTAAAATGCCTTATTAAATTCTATACCTGCTCTATATAAATTATCTTTAATAGTTCTAGAATATCCTGCATTTAAGCTAATATTTGAAGTAGGGCTTATATCATAACCAATTTTAGCATCTATACTTCCACCAAAGTCATAAATTGTTTTGTCTAGTAATTTTGCATATGTTAAAGTGTTATAAGCTGTTAATTGTCCGTTTATATTAAAGTTTTTTATTTTATACCCTACATTTACTCCTGCTTCTACTTTATGGTTATATGCCATCTTAAATATAGTATTTTCAGATTTATATGCTCCGATTTCTACATTTAAATTAATAAGTGGATTAACTGAAACTCCATTATTATTATATGCATTAAATTTAAAATTATTATCTAAACGAGCTGCAATAAAATGAGTTTTAATATTATCATCAGTATTTAATGCATAAACTAATCCTACACTTGGTATATATGAACCTATTTTTGTGTCTAATTTATAATATGTTCCACCTAATATATTTACATCTGATTTTGTTACACCAATGTTTCCTAATAGTCCTAAATTATTATATATTATACCTTTAGCATTTAAATTATTAAAAAATTTATTTTTCTTATGTACCAATGTATAAGCTATACTAAATCTATCATTCAAATCATGACCATTAGTTAATTCAATAGAACTTAAAGTATTATCACTAATTAATTTAATTTCTTTATCTATACTTAGATGCAATTTTTTAAATATATTAACTTGCTCATCTATTGCATTTTGAGTATATCTTTTACCTCTTAATGCTAATGCAAGAGTTTTCCAACTATCTTTTATTTGTTCGTCCTTTTCTTTTAATTTTTTTGTACTATCAAGTTCATGTTTAGCATGATCTATTTTTATATTCATTAGACTTCTTTCTAATGTTGGATCATATAATTCATTTATTGCCTTTGCTTTAATTTCACCTTCTGTTTCCCAACCTAAAATTTCTTTATTTATATTAAATAAATTGTCTGATTTTTTCATTCTCTCAACAATTTCTTTTATTTGCTCATCAGATAAATTATCATAGTATTTTATTCTATCAAGATTATGTTTTGCAGTATCTATTGATTGTTCTTTAGTCCAACCATTCATTTCTTGGATTATTGTTTTTGTCCATATAAAATTAGAACGAACTAATGTTGAATAATCTGGCTCATTAAAGGTTCTTGAATCTCTATCTATTGCATATATAAACATTCCTGCTAAATTATTCTTTTTTACATATTCTGCAACTTTATATAGATTTGAACGTTCATATATTCCATTATGAAAATCAATAAATCTACTTCCAAATCCTGCTTTTTCTTCAGGGAATGTTAATCCTGGCATAAAATTACTTTTATCAAATATTCCATTAAATCTTTCTAATGGAGTATTAGATGGTGTTCTACCATATTGTTGATAAGCAATTAAATCAAAATAGCCTTTTACACCTTCAACGGCATATCTTTCTGAAT encodes:
- a CDS encoding two-partner secretion domain-containing protein, with protein sequence MLKKVKLLPILMFFFLVTILHADIVVDKDTDAYLKEKNGTKIVNIATPTKKGVSHSKFKDFSVDKNGAVINNKYEDSRSELIKDTVEGNKNLKE
- a CDS encoding SMI1/KNR4 family protein, coding for MTLKEELIKKNIKLLDGLTDEEIEKVELLYNIKFPLPYKKLLKEFQVYYDEKDRIDNNPIIWNDFSENNVMKLIRAIEDANAFRAEWLSLYSGKANWPDFEGMPENIIDAEYFIEEYLLNVAKLISIDYCGNTVITEENEQEIYINKCLLYN
- a CDS encoding EndoS/ChiA family endoglycosidase, producing MMSKKILMALFCVASSISFSENTLPKNVQLPQIKAQEPQKREFLAYYRIWRDVAVKHDNPKVKGENWISMNDIPEGVTIVNVFGHDPYWEGDKENIPKLKEYFRKLKEEYMPELRKRGIKVVRGINYKRLIAVPKIDRLNEDDPPTDNEIEQWAKKLYEENVKALGIDGIDIDMEMRYRPGKVPKNEYDTLSDDKIDIGNKMIKALSKYLGPKSENKDKTMLIYDTNNSERYAVEGVKGYFDLIAYQQYGRTPSNTPLERFNGIFDKSNFMPGLTFPEEKAGFGSRFIDFHNGIYERSNLYKVAEYVKKNNLAGMFIYAIDRDSRTFNEPDYSTLVRSNFIWTKTIIQEMNGWTKEQSIDTAKHNLDRIKYYDNLSDEQIKEIVERMKKSDNLFNINKEILGWETEGEIKAKAINELYDPTLERSLMNIKIDHAKHELDSTKKLKEKDEQIKDSWKTLALALRGKRYTQNAIDEQVNIFKKLHLSIDKEIKLISDNTLSSIELTNGHDLNDRFSIAYTLVHKKNKFFNNLNAKGIIYNNLGLLGNIGVTKSDVNILGGTYYKLDTKIGSYIPSVGLVYALNTDDNIKTHFIAARLDNNFKFNAYNNNGVSVNPLINLNVEIGAYKSENTIFKMAYNHKVEAGVNVGYKIKNFNINGQLTAYNTLTYAKLLDKTIYDFGGSIDAKIGYDISPTSNISLNAGYSRTIKDNLYRAGIEFNKAF